In Streptococcus uberis, a single window of DNA contains:
- a CDS encoding metal-dependent transcriptional regulator — protein MTPNKEDYLKCIYEIGQEKKKISNKQIAEKMQVSPPAVSEMIKKMIAQDWIVKDSQKGYFLTEKGVDLVANLYRKHRLIEVFLIHQLGYSSQEVHQEAEILEHTVSETFIDRLDQMLGFPEFCPHGGTIPRKGQALKEINHLTLYQMEKCGGYRLTRVQDQFDLLNYLEQHQFTLNTLFQLEQIDSYAKTYTISFDDKQLIIPEHIAKQLFVSPQ, from the coding sequence ATGACGCCTAACAAAGAAGATTACCTGAAGTGTATTTATGAAATTGGTCAGGAAAAGAAAAAAATATCAAATAAACAAATTGCTGAGAAGATGCAAGTTTCTCCACCTGCAGTCTCAGAAATGATCAAAAAAATGATTGCTCAGGATTGGATTGTTAAAGATTCACAAAAAGGCTATTTTTTAACAGAAAAAGGGGTTGATTTGGTCGCTAACCTTTACCGTAAACACCGTTTGATTGAAGTCTTTTTAATTCATCAATTGGGTTATAGTTCTCAGGAAGTTCACCAAGAAGCTGAAATTTTAGAACATACCGTTTCAGAAACCTTCATCGATCGACTTGACCAAATGCTTGGATTTCCAGAATTTTGTCCCCATGGTGGCACAATCCCCCGAAAAGGACAGGCTTTAAAAGAAATTAATCATTTGACGCTTTATCAAATGGAAAAATGTGGAGGTTATCGTTTAACAAGGGTACAAGATCAATTTGATTTGCTAAATTATTTGGAACAGCACCAGTTTACCCTAAACACACTTTTTCAACTTGAACAAATCGATAGCTATGCTAAAACCTACACTATCTCTTTCGACGATAAACAATTGATTATCCCTGAACACATTGCCAAACAATTGTTTGTCAGTCCTCAATAA
- a CDS encoding metal ABC transporter substrate-binding protein, with product MKKKLSLAIMAFLGLLMLGACSVGNGRKATDGKLQVVVTNSIIADMTKNIAKDKIDLHSIVPIGQDPHEYEPLPEDVQKTSSADLIFYNGINLEDGGQAWFTKLVKNAEKKKNKDYFAVSDGVDVIYLEGQNEKGKEDPHAWLNLENGMIYAKNIAKQLKVKDPKNKDYYQKNLDQYLAKLEKLDQEAKSKFNKIPEAKKLIVTSEGCFKYFSKAYGVPSAYIWEINTEEEGTPDQISSLLATLKTKKPSALFVESSVDNRPMKSVSKDSGIPIYSEIFTDSIAKKGKNGDSYYAMMKWNLDKISEGLAK from the coding sequence ATGAAGAAGAAGTTATCGTTAGCAATCATGGCTTTTTTAGGTCTTCTAATGCTTGGAGCCTGTTCAGTAGGAAATGGTAGAAAAGCAACAGATGGCAAGTTGCAAGTAGTTGTAACTAATTCTATCATTGCTGATATGACTAAAAATATTGCAAAAGATAAAATTGATTTGCATAGTATCGTTCCTATAGGTCAGGACCCTCATGAATATGAACCGCTACCTGAGGATGTTCAAAAAACCAGTTCAGCTGATCTTATTTTTTACAACGGTATTAACTTAGAAGATGGTGGTCAAGCTTGGTTTACCAAATTAGTTAAAAATGCTGAAAAGAAGAAAAATAAAGATTATTTTGCTGTCAGTGATGGTGTTGATGTTATTTATCTTGAAGGTCAAAATGAAAAAGGAAAAGAAGACCCACATGCTTGGCTTAACTTAGAAAATGGCATGATTTATGCTAAAAACATTGCAAAACAATTGAAGGTAAAAGATCCTAAAAACAAAGATTATTATCAAAAAAATCTAGATCAGTATCTAGCAAAACTTGAAAAACTAGATCAAGAAGCTAAATCTAAATTCAACAAAATACCTGAAGCTAAAAAGTTAATTGTTACTAGTGAAGGCTGTTTCAAATACTTTTCAAAAGCCTATGGCGTTCCTTCAGCATATATATGGGAAATCAATACGGAAGAAGAAGGAACACCGGATCAAATTTCAAGTTTATTAGCTACCTTGAAAACCAAAAAACCTTCAGCACTTTTTGTTGAATCAAGTGTTGATAACCGTCCAATGAAATCTGTATCAAAAGACAGTGGTATCCCAATTTATTCTGAGATTTTCACCGATTCTATTGCAAAGAAAGGAAAAAACGGCGACAGTTATTATGCAATGATGAAATGGAATTTAGATAAAATTTCTGAAGGTCTTGCGAAGTAA
- a CDS encoding metal ABC transporter ATP-binding protein: MITTENLTVTYDNQKEILHQININIESPGIYGILGPNGAGKSTFMKALLNLIHYDGKVQIGKSMKSLLKHQVAYVEQRSNIDLNFPITVRECVSLGTFSDLRIGQKVKKKQYDKVDFYLDKVGLTDYANHPIKALSGGQFQRMLVARCLVQERDYIFLDEPFVGIDSVSESIIVNLLKELKEKGKTILVVHHDLSKVENYFDQIILLNRKLIAFGEVSQTFTVSNLAQTYGDQLIFCGKE, translated from the coding sequence ATGATTACTACGGAAAATTTAACAGTTACTTATGACAATCAAAAAGAAATATTGCATCAAATAAATATAAATATTGAAAGTCCTGGTATTTATGGCATTCTTGGTCCAAATGGTGCTGGTAAATCAACATTTATGAAGGCTCTTTTAAATCTTATACATTATGATGGTAAAGTGCAAATCGGAAAAAGTATGAAATCTTTACTGAAACACCAAGTGGCTTATGTAGAACAACGGAGCAATATTGATTTAAACTTTCCAATAACGGTGAGGGAATGTGTCTCTTTGGGAACATTTTCCGATTTAAGGATTGGCCAAAAAGTGAAGAAAAAACAATATGACAAGGTTGACTTTTATTTGGATAAAGTTGGTCTGACGGATTATGCTAATCATCCAATCAAAGCTTTGTCTGGTGGTCAATTTCAAAGAATGTTAGTTGCAAGGTGTTTAGTTCAAGAACGTGATTATATATTTTTAGATGAACCTTTTGTCGGCATTGATTCAGTCAGTGAATCTATAATTGTAAATCTTTTAAAAGAACTTAAGGAAAAGGGAAAGACAATCTTAGTGGTTCATCATGATTTAAGTAAAGTCGAAAATTATTTTGATCAGATTATCTTACTAAATCGAAAATTGATTGCTTTTGGAGAAGTTTCACAAACTTTTACTGTTTCGAATTTAGCCCAAACATATGGTGATCAGTTGATTTTTTGTGGAAAGGAGTAA
- a CDS encoding metal ABC transporter permease, with protein sequence MFKFFEALMTYHFLQNALVTALVIGIVSGAVGCFIILRSMSLMGDAISHAVLPGVALSFILGINFFIGAIVFGLLSSLLITFIKENSVIKGDTAIGITFSSFLALGVILIGVANSSTDLFHILFGNILAVQDSDKWLTIIVSATVLALIVLFFKELLLTSFDSVLAKSMGYNVGFYHYLLMVLLTLVAVTAMQSVGTILIVAMLITPAATAYLYTNSLKHMIYLSSGLGALASLLGLYLGYTFNIAAGSSIVLTSALIFAVSFFISPKQNILKRNTKKI encoded by the coding sequence TTGTTTAAATTTTTTGAAGCTTTAATGACCTATCACTTTTTACAAAATGCTTTGGTCACAGCCCTAGTCATAGGAATTGTTTCAGGTGCAGTTGGTTGTTTTATTATTTTAAGATCTATGTCACTTATGGGGGATGCCATCTCACATGCTGTTCTTCCAGGAGTAGCCTTATCCTTTATTCTCGGTATTAATTTCTTTATTGGGGCAATTGTTTTTGGCTTATTGTCTTCTTTATTGATTACCTTTATTAAAGAAAATAGTGTCATCAAAGGGGATACAGCAATAGGGATTACCTTCAGTTCTTTTTTAGCCCTTGGTGTTATTTTAATAGGAGTAGCTAATAGTTCAACAGATTTATTTCATATCTTATTTGGAAATATTTTAGCTGTTCAAGACAGTGATAAATGGTTAACCATAATAGTCTCAGCCACAGTATTGGCTTTGATAGTTTTATTTTTTAAAGAATTGTTGTTAACTTCATTTGATTCCGTTCTAGCAAAATCTATGGGCTATAATGTTGGTTTTTACCATTATTTGCTGATGGTGTTATTAACCTTAGTAGCAGTTACCGCTATGCAGAGTGTCGGAACAATTTTGATAGTAGCTATGCTTATTACTCCAGCAGCGACAGCTTATCTCTATACTAATAGTCTAAAACATATGATTTATTTGTCTTCAGGATTAGGAGCTCTTGCTTCATTATTAGGACTTTATCTAGGCTATACCTTTAACATAGCAGCTGGTTCAAGTATTGTCTTAACATCAGCTTTAATCTTTGCGGTTAGTTTTTTCATTTCACCCAAACAAAACATCCTCAAGCGAAACACTAAAAAGATTTGA
- a CDS encoding peptidylprolyl isomerase, whose translation MKKIISFALLTLSLFSLSACESIDRAIKGDKYVDEQIANKKNEQAAKAYEAQIQKAMVADKDDFPQLSTELKDNQAQVLLKTSKGDITIKLFPKFAPLAVENFLTHAKKGYYNNLTFHRVISDFMIQSGDPNGDGTGGQSIWNGKDPKIDSGNGFANEISPYLYNIRGALAMANAGADTNGSQFFINQNSENQEKALSKEHYPKPIIEAYHKGGNPSLDGSYTVFGQVTAGMDVVDAIAKSEVDANDKPKENIVITSITIQKDYDFKHKN comes from the coding sequence ATGAAAAAGATTATTTCCTTCGCACTGTTAACACTTAGCCTATTTAGTTTAAGTGCTTGCGAAAGTATTGACCGTGCCATTAAAGGTGACAAATATGTTGATGAACAAATTGCCAATAAAAAAAACGAGCAAGCTGCCAAAGCATATGAAGCACAGATTCAAAAAGCAATGGTTGCTGACAAAGATGACTTCCCTCAACTCTCCACTGAATTGAAAGATAATCAAGCACAGGTTCTCTTAAAAACGAGCAAAGGTGATATTACCATCAAACTCTTTCCAAAATTTGCCCCACTTGCAGTTGAAAATTTTTTGACTCATGCAAAAAAAGGTTACTATAACAATCTCACCTTCCACCGAGTTATTTCTGACTTTATGATTCAATCTGGAGATCCAAATGGTGATGGGACAGGTGGTCAATCCATCTGGAATGGTAAGGATCCTAAAATTGATTCTGGAAACGGCTTTGCCAATGAAATCAGTCCTTACTTATATAACATTCGAGGTGCTCTTGCCATGGCAAATGCTGGGGCAGATACAAATGGTAGCCAATTCTTCATCAATCAAAACAGTGAAAATCAGGAAAAGGCTCTTTCCAAAGAACATTATCCAAAACCCATTATAGAAGCTTATCATAAGGGTGGAAATCCTAGTTTAGATGGCTCTTATACTGTTTTTGGTCAAGTAACTGCTGGCATGGATGTCGTTGATGCCATTGCTAAGTCAGAAGTTGATGCTAATGATAAACCTAAAGAAAATATTGTTATCACATCAATTACCATTCAAAAAGATTATGATTTTAAACACAAAAATTAA
- a CDS encoding DUF3397 domain-containing protein: MITYKLIALLFIVLTPLFSQIMVKLFRLERYGIKFPDLAFVLFALEIALVSGKFYDNNLLPYYFIVLSLLAIAISLTLVMKSQKFHYPRFFKLFWRIGFLITLFAYLVLVILIFSTKV; this comes from the coding sequence ATGATAACCTATAAATTAATTGCACTTTTATTTATTGTTTTGACACCCCTTTTTTCCCAAATCATGGTAAAACTGTTTCGTCTTGAGCGCTATGGGATTAAATTCCCTGACCTAGCATTTGTATTGTTTGCTCTTGAAATTGCTCTTGTATCTGGGAAATTTTATGATAACAACCTACTTCCTTATTATTTTATTGTCCTATCATTGCTAGCTATTGCAATTTCCTTAACGCTAGTAATGAAGTCACAAAAGTTTCATTACCCTCGTTTTTTTAAATTATTTTGGCGAATTGGCTTTTTAATCACTCTGTTTGCTTATCTGGTTTTAGTTATCCTGATTTTTAGCACAAAAGTATAA
- the rplK gene encoding 50S ribosomal protein L11 codes for MAKKVEKLVKLQIPAGKATPAPPVGPALGQAGINIMGFTKEFNARTADQAGMIIPVVITVYEDKSFDFITKTPPAAVLLKKAAGVEKGSGTPNKTKVATVTRAQVQEIAETKMPDLNAANLESAVRMIEGTARSMGFTVTD; via the coding sequence ATGGCTAAAAAAGTCGAAAAACTTGTAAAACTTCAAATTCCTGCTGGTAAAGCAACACCAGCTCCACCAGTTGGACCAGCACTTGGTCAAGCAGGTATCAACATTATGGGATTCACTAAAGAATTTAACGCTCGTACAGCTGATCAAGCTGGTATGATCATCCCAGTTGTTATCACAGTTTATGAAGACAAATCGTTTGATTTCATCACAAAAACTCCGCCAGCAGCAGTTCTATTGAAAAAAGCTGCAGGTGTTGAAAAAGGATCAGGCACACCTAACAAAACGAAAGTTGCAACAGTTACTCGTGCACAAGTACAAGAAATTGCTGAAACTAAAATGCCAGATTTAAACGCTGCAAACCTTGAGTCTGCAGTGCGTATGATCGAAGGTACTGCTCGTTCAATGGGATTCACAGTAACTGACTAA
- the rplA gene encoding 50S ribosomal protein L1 produces the protein MAKKSKQMRAALEKVDSTKAYSVEEAVALIKETNFAKFDASVEVAYNLNIDVRKADQQIRGAMVLPNGTGKTQRVLVFARGAKAEEAKAAGADFVGEDDLVAKINGGWLDFDVVIATPDMMAIVGRLGRVLGPRNLMPNPKTGTVTMDVAKAVEESKGGKITYRADKAGNVQAIIGKVSFDADKLVENFKAFNDVMVKSKPSTAKGTYMTNVSITSTQGVGIKVDPSSL, from the coding sequence ATGGCTAAAAAAAGCAAACAAATGCGTGCAGCACTTGAAAAAGTGGATAGCACAAAAGCGTACAGTGTAGAAGAAGCTGTAGCATTAATCAAAGAAACTAACTTCGCAAAATTTGACGCATCTGTAGAAGTTGCCTACAACTTAAACATTGATGTTCGTAAAGCTGACCAACAAATCCGTGGTGCAATGGTATTGCCAAACGGAACTGGTAAAACACAACGTGTTCTTGTATTTGCACGTGGTGCTAAAGCTGAAGAAGCTAAAGCTGCTGGTGCAGACTTCGTTGGTGAAGATGATTTAGTAGCTAAAATCAATGGCGGATGGCTTGATTTTGATGTTGTTATTGCAACACCAGATATGATGGCAATCGTTGGTCGTTTAGGACGTGTCTTAGGACCTCGTAACTTAATGCCAAACCCTAAAACTGGTACAGTAACTATGGATGTTGCTAAAGCAGTTGAAGAGTCTAAAGGTGGTAAAATCACTTACCGTGCTGATAAAGCTGGTAACGTTCAAGCTATCATCGGTAAAGTATCATTTGATGCTGACAAACTTGTTGAAAACTTTAAAGCTTTCAACGATGTTATGGTTAAATCAAAACCATCAACAGCTAAAGGTACTTATATGACAAACGTGTCAATCACATCAACACAAGGTGTTGGTATCAAAGTTGACCCATCATCATTATAA
- the pyrH gene encoding UMP kinase has product MEPKYQRILIKLSGEALAGDKGVGIDIPTVQTIAKEIAEVHQSGVQIALVIGGGNLWRGEPAAEAGMDRVQADYTGMLGTVMNALVMADSLQHYGVDTRVQTAIPMQNVAESYIRGRALRHLEKGRIVVFGAGIGSPYFSTDTTAALRAAEIEADAILMAKNGVDGVYNADPRKDANAVKFDELTHGEVIKRGLKIMDATASTLSMDNDIDLVVFNMNEAGNIKRVVFGEHIGTTVSNKAND; this is encoded by the coding sequence GTGGAACCAAAATATCAACGTATTTTAATCAAATTATCCGGTGAAGCCTTAGCGGGTGATAAAGGTGTTGGAATTGATATCCCAACGGTACAAACCATTGCTAAAGAAATTGCTGAAGTTCACCAATCGGGTGTTCAAATTGCACTTGTAATTGGTGGTGGTAATTTATGGCGAGGCGAGCCAGCTGCAGAAGCAGGTATGGACCGTGTTCAAGCTGACTACACTGGAATGCTTGGAACAGTCATGAATGCCTTAGTTATGGCAGATAGCCTTCAACATTATGGTGTTGACACACGCGTACAAACAGCTATTCCGATGCAAAATGTTGCAGAATCCTATATCAGAGGACGTGCCTTACGTCATCTCGAAAAAGGTCGTATAGTTGTTTTTGGAGCTGGTATTGGATCCCCTTATTTTTCAACGGACACAACTGCGGCCTTACGAGCTGCGGAAATTGAAGCAGATGCCATTTTGATGGCCAAAAATGGCGTTGATGGGGTCTATAATGCTGACCCAAGAAAAGATGCCAATGCTGTTAAATTTGATGAATTGACCCATGGTGAAGTCATTAAACGTGGCCTAAAAATTATGGATGCAACAGCCTCAACACTTTCAATGGATAATGATATTGACCTTGTCGTCTTCAATATGAATGAAGCGGGCAATATCAAACGTGTTGTTTTTGGAGAACATATCGGAACGACAGTTTCCAATAAAGCAAACGACTAA
- the frr gene encoding ribosome recycling factor yields MANAIIEKANQRFEQSFQSLSREYASIRAGRANASLLDRIQVEYYGVPTPLNQLASITVPEARVLLISPFDKSSIKDIERAINASDLGITPANDGSVIRLVIPALTEETRKELAKEVKKVGENQKIAIRNIRRDAMDEAKKQEKDKEITEDELKALEKDIQKATDQAIKHIDGMTSEKEKELLTV; encoded by the coding sequence ATGGCAAATGCTATTATAGAAAAAGCAAACCAACGCTTTGAACAATCATTTCAATCATTATCACGTGAATATGCAAGTATTCGTGCAGGTCGTGCAAATGCAAGTTTATTAGATCGTATTCAAGTTGAATATTATGGGGTTCCAACACCTTTAAATCAGTTAGCTTCAATCACAGTTCCAGAAGCTCGTGTATTATTGATTTCACCATTTGATAAATCATCTATCAAAGATATTGAACGTGCCATCAATGCTTCTGATTTAGGGATTACTCCGGCAAATGACGGTTCTGTTATCCGTTTAGTTATTCCAGCATTGACGGAAGAAACACGTAAAGAATTGGCTAAAGAAGTGAAAAAAGTCGGCGAAAATCAAAAGATTGCCATTCGTAACATCCGTCGTGATGCTATGGATGAAGCTAAAAAACAAGAAAAAGACAAAGAAATTACAGAAGATGAGTTGAAAGCTTTGGAAAAAGATATCCAAAAAGCAACTGACCAAGCTATCAAGCATATTGACGGCATGACTTCTGAAAAAGAAAAAGAACTGTTAACTGTCTAA
- a CDS encoding CvfB family protein has product MNELLATTVTGLIREENEQSYFVQKDGFIITLSKEEGQHAIGDMVTGFVYLDMKQKLRMTTKAIQSTRDSYGWGDVVDVRRDLGVFVDTGIPEKEIVVSLDLLPEMKELWPKKGDRLYIKLEVDKKDRIWGIPAEPEVFQKMADPAYNNMQNQNWPAIVYRLKLSGTFVYLPENNMLGYIHPSERYQEPRLGQVLDARVIGFREVDRTLNLSVKPRSFEMLENDAQMILTYLESNGGFMTLNDKSTPDEIKATFGISKGQFKKALGGLMKAKRIKQDASGTELI; this is encoded by the coding sequence ATGAATGAATTATTAGCAACAACAGTTACCGGATTAATTAGGGAAGAAAATGAACAGTCTTACTTTGTTCAAAAGGATGGTTTTATCATCACCTTGTCCAAAGAAGAGGGCCAACATGCCATTGGTGACATGGTAACCGGATTTGTCTATTTGGATATGAAACAAAAATTACGGATGACAACAAAAGCCATTCAATCAACTCGGGATAGTTACGGTTGGGGCGATGTTGTTGATGTACGACGTGATTTGGGGGTTTTCGTCGATACAGGCATTCCGGAAAAAGAAATTGTTGTCTCTTTAGACCTTTTACCTGAGATGAAGGAATTATGGCCTAAAAAAGGAGACCGTCTTTACATCAAACTGGAAGTAGATAAAAAGGATCGCATCTGGGGAATCCCTGCTGAACCAGAAGTATTTCAAAAAATGGCTGATCCCGCTTATAACAATATGCAAAATCAAAACTGGCCTGCGATTGTCTATCGCCTAAAATTATCAGGAACCTTTGTTTATTTACCAGAAAATAACATGTTGGGCTACATACACCCGAGTGAGCGTTATCAGGAGCCACGTCTTGGACAGGTTCTAGATGCTCGCGTTATTGGTTTCAGAGAGGTAGACAGAACCTTAAATTTATCCGTAAAACCACGATCATTTGAAATGTTAGAAAATGATGCCCAAATGATTCTTACCTATTTAGAATCAAATGGTGGCTTTATGACTTTAAATGATAAATCGACACCGGATGAGATCAAAGCGACCTTTGGCATTTCAAAAGGTCAATTTAAAAAAGCACTGGGTGGGTTGATGAAAGCAAAACGCATTAAGCAGGATGCAAGTGGCACTGAATTAATATAA
- the msrA gene encoding peptide-methionine (S)-S-oxide reductase MsrA gives MERAIFAGGCFWCMVQPFEELDGIVSVRSGYTGGHVPNPSYEQVCSKTTGHTEAVEIIFDPQKIDYSDLVELYWQQTDPTDAFGQFEDRGDNYRPVIFYFDERQKEIAEQSRENLQLSGRFQDPIVTQIEEAQPFYLAEDYHQAFYRKNPERYAQSSKQRHDFLEENWH, from the coding sequence ATGGAAAGAGCTATTTTTGCCGGTGGTTGTTTTTGGTGTATGGTTCAACCTTTTGAAGAATTGGATGGGATTGTTTCCGTACGCAGTGGCTATACAGGTGGACATGTACCTAATCCAAGCTATGAGCAAGTTTGTTCTAAAACAACAGGGCATACCGAAGCCGTTGAGATTATTTTTGATCCTCAAAAAATAGATTATTCTGATTTGGTTGAACTATACTGGCAGCAAACAGATCCGACAGACGCCTTTGGCCAATTCGAGGATCGTGGTGATAATTATCGCCCCGTTATTTTCTATTTTGACGAGCGCCAAAAGGAAATAGCCGAGCAATCCAGAGAAAACTTACAGTTATCAGGTCGCTTTCAAGACCCAATTGTCACTCAAATTGAAGAGGCTCAGCCTTTTTACCTAGCAGAAGACTATCACCAAGCTTTTTACAGAAAGAATCCAGAACGCTATGCGCAGAGCAGTAAACAAAGACACGACTTTTTAGAGGAGAATTGGCATTGA
- a CDS encoding YozE family protein: protein MRKSFYSWLMTQRNPKSDEPVAILADLAFDDTTFPKHSDDFEVISRYLEDQAIFSFNLGHFDAIWEDYLNH, encoded by the coding sequence TTGAGAAAATCCTTTTACAGCTGGTTAATGACACAACGGAATCCCAAATCGGATGAACCGGTGGCAATATTAGCAGATTTAGCTTTTGACGATACAACATTTCCCAAACATAGCGATGATTTTGAGGTAATCAGTCGTTATTTAGAGGATCAAGCCATTTTTTCCTTTAACTTAGGTCACTTTGATGCTATTTGGGAAGACTATCTTAATCATTAA
- a CDS encoding PhoH family protein, with the protein MQEYSVEITLNHPDDVLALFGSNERHLKLIENHLEVIIHARTERVQIIGDDHDNVELARLTIQALQVLVGRGMMVNTSDVVTALSMAEKGTIDKFVALYEEEIIKDNNGKAIRVKTLGQKVYVDSVKKHDVVFGIGPAGTGKTFLAVTLAVTALKRGQVKRIVLTRPAVEAGESLGFLPGDLKEKVDPYLRPVYDALYQILGKEQTTRLMERDIIEIAPLAYMRGRTLEDAFVILDEAQNTTIMQMKMFLTRLGFNSKMIINGDTSQIDLPQKVKSGLVDASQKLQHIKAIDFVYFSASDVVRHPVVADIIKAYEHKERGGDMAGAGQNQHDIPKENAQTSGLTSYEVIGELPEDKIDK; encoded by the coding sequence TTGCAAGAATACTCTGTTGAAATCACACTTAATCATCCAGATGATGTTTTAGCTTTATTTGGCAGCAATGAGCGTCACTTAAAACTAATTGAAAACCATTTAGAAGTTATCATTCATGCAAGAACAGAACGCGTTCAGATTATTGGCGATGACCATGACAATGTGGAACTGGCACGACTAACTATCCAAGCTCTGCAAGTGCTAGTGGGTAGAGGCATGATGGTAAATACTTCAGATGTAGTCACAGCGCTTTCCATGGCTGAAAAAGGGACCATCGATAAATTTGTGGCTCTCTATGAAGAAGAAATTATCAAAGATAATAATGGTAAAGCCATTCGTGTCAAAACACTGGGACAAAAAGTCTACGTTGATAGTGTTAAAAAACACGATGTTGTCTTTGGGATTGGCCCTGCGGGGACAGGAAAAACCTTTTTGGCAGTCACTCTAGCCGTTACAGCCTTAAAAAGAGGACAGGTTAAACGGATTGTATTGACCAGACCTGCAGTTGAAGCTGGCGAAAGCTTAGGGTTTTTACCAGGTGATTTAAAAGAGAAAGTGGATCCTTACCTCAGACCAGTTTATGATGCCCTTTATCAGATTCTAGGCAAAGAACAGACGACTCGACTGATGGAACGTGACATTATTGAGATTGCCCCCCTCGCTTATATGCGTGGAAGAACCTTAGAGGATGCATTTGTCATTTTGGATGAAGCCCAAAATACAACCATCATGCAAATGAAAATGTTCCTAACCCGTCTTGGTTTCAATTCCAAAATGATTATCAATGGTGATACCAGTCAGATTGACTTACCGCAAAAAGTAAAATCAGGTCTCGTAGATGCTAGTCAAAAGTTACAACACATCAAAGCCATTGATTTTGTTTACTTTTCTGCAAGTGATGTTGTACGACATCCAGTGGTAGCTGATATCATCAAAGCCTATGAGCATAAGGAAAGAGGCGGTGATATGGCTGGCGCGGGACAGAATCAACATGACATACCAAAAGAAAATGCTCAGACATCTGGCTTAACAAGCTATGAGGTTATCGGAGAATTACCTGAAGATAAGATTGACAAATAA
- a CDS encoding uracil-DNA glycosylase family protein → MDKIFKEIMADPDNKAYTEKGIEPLYSSPKTAKIVIVGQAPGIIAQETKLFWNDRSGLKLREWLGVDNDTFYYSGHFAILPMDFYYPGKGKSGDLPPRKNFAPKWHKRLLDRLEEVELIILVGQYAQNYYLGERQKKNLTETVKAFQDYLPTYFPLVHPSPRNQIWLKRNPWFEEEVVPQLQKKVQKILRS, encoded by the coding sequence GTGGACAAGATTTTCAAAGAGATTATGGCTGATCCAGATAATAAGGCCTACACGGAAAAAGGGATAGAGCCACTGTATTCCTCGCCCAAAACTGCAAAAATTGTCATCGTTGGTCAGGCACCTGGAATTATAGCACAGGAGACCAAATTATTCTGGAATGATCGTAGTGGTCTGAAACTGAGAGAGTGGTTAGGCGTCGATAATGATACTTTTTATTACTCTGGCCATTTTGCCATTTTACCAATGGATTTCTATTATCCTGGTAAAGGAAAGTCAGGTGACCTACCACCTCGCAAAAATTTTGCTCCAAAATGGCATAAAAGGCTATTAGATCGTTTAGAAGAAGTTGAGTTAATCATTTTAGTTGGCCAATATGCCCAAAACTATTATTTGGGTGAGCGTCAGAAGAAAAACCTGACAGAGACTGTAAAAGCCTTTCAAGATTATCTACCAACATACTTTCCTTTAGTGCATCCTTCTCCACGAAATCAGATTTGGCTTAAGAGAAATCCCTGGTTTGAAGAGGAAGTTGTCCCGCAATTGCAAAAGAAAGTACAAAAGATTCTCCGTTCATAA